One Chloroflexota bacterium DNA segment encodes these proteins:
- a CDS encoding isoamylase early set domain-containing protein, translated as MLKKRLEGTVVRVTFNIPAPLTAQTITLVGEFNNWSETATPLLRSGEGWSTTMDLPPNHSYQYRYLADGRWLNDWSADRYEPNEFGGANSVVYT; from the coding sequence ATGCTGAAGAAACGCCTCGAGGGTACGGTCGTGCGGGTAACCTTTAACATCCCAGCCCCACTCACCGCCCAGACGATCACACTTGTTGGCGAGTTCAATAATTGGAGCGAAACCGCGACCCCGCTGTTGCGCTCTGGGGAAGGCTGGAGTACCACCATGGATCTGCCACCCAATCACAGTTACCAGTATCGCTATCTTGCCGATGGACGCTGGCTCAACGATTGGAGCGCTGATCGTTACGAGCCAAACGAGTTTGGCGGTGCGAATTCGGTGGTTTACACTTAA
- a CDS encoding response regulator transcription factor produces MAETIIIIEDEERIAHWMQLYLEQAGFTTYLASDGLAGLALVQHYQPSLVVLDLMLPKLDGLAVFKTIRQTSNTPIIMVTARSSDEERIHGLELGADDYVGKPFNARELVARVRAVLRRSQPIQASQTLKRGPIELDLEQHSCTVNQQPVELSKIQLALLATFMRHPNQILSREQLLEAVFAGDYAGFDRSLDAHIARLRQRIEHDRTNPQYIVTVYGLGYKFVD; encoded by the coding sequence ATGGCCGAGACAATCATCATTATTGAAGATGAAGAACGGATTGCCCATTGGATGCAGTTATATCTTGAGCAGGCGGGCTTTACAACCTATTTGGCCAGCGACGGCCTAGCAGGCTTGGCTTTGGTGCAGCACTATCAGCCGAGTTTAGTCGTTTTAGACCTGATGCTGCCCAAATTGGATGGCTTAGCAGTATTCAAGACGATTCGCCAAACCAGCAATACGCCAATTATTATGGTAACTGCGCGTAGCAGTGATGAAGAACGAATCCATGGCTTAGAGCTTGGCGCTGATGATTATGTTGGCAAGCCGTTCAACGCCCGCGAATTGGTGGCGCGAGTGCGGGCAGTTTTGCGGCGCAGCCAGCCAATCCAAGCTAGCCAAACCTTGAAACGCGGCCCGATCGAATTGGATTTGGAGCAACATTCGTGCACCGTCAATCAGCAACCTGTCGAATTGAGCAAAATTCAATTGGCCTTGCTGGCGACATTTATGCGCCATCCCAACCAAATTCTTAGCCGCGAACAGCTACTTGAAGCAGTATTTGCTGGCGATTATGCTGGCTTTGATCGTTCGCTCGATGCCCATATCGCACGTTTGCGCCAACGCATCGAACATGATCGCACCAACCCACAGTATATTGTGACAGTGTATGGACTTGGCTATAAATTTGTTGATTAG
- the rsfS gene encoding ribosome silencing factor → MEAQVLARRAVDLADSKQANDIIMLDVRPLATFADFLVICTAGNERMVRAVVKEIDDQLVQEGAATPKIEGSPETGWVLLDFGDVVVHIFSPEQRDFYKLDKLWQKATPVVVLQ, encoded by the coding sequence ATCGAAGCGCAAGTTCTTGCCCGCCGTGCTGTTGATTTAGCAGACTCGAAACAGGCAAATGATATTATAATGCTCGACGTTCGTCCATTAGCCACCTTCGCCGATTTTCTGGTGATTTGTACGGCTGGCAATGAGCGGATGGTGCGGGCTGTCGTAAAAGAAATTGATGATCAATTAGTCCAAGAAGGCGCAGCCACCCCCAAAATCGAAGGTTCACCCGAAACTGGCTGGGTTTTGCTCGATTTTGGCGATGTGGTTGTGCACATATTTAGCCCTGAACAACGCGATTTTTACAAGCTCGATAAATTGTGGCAAAAAGCTACGCCAGTTGTCGTTCTTCAGTAA
- the nadB gene encoding L-aspartate oxidase yields MNDYIIVGSGIAGLYTAQLAAQHNLKVVLVTKEAVEECNTRYAQGGIAAAIGEHDSPELHIEDTLVAGAGISDPAAVRVLCEEGPARVHELINLGVPFDTHDGAIALTREAAHSERRILHAGGDATGAAIETTLAGVVANTNVDVRAWTLATEIMLENGQAVGVRTLDARTGERGEVRAKRIVLATGGAGQLFQATTNPTVATGDGVALAYRAGAGVSNMEFFQFHPTALRLAGAPGFLISEAVRGEGGFLRNVAGERFMLKLHPDAELAPRDVVARGIAAEMVSTDADHVYLDVTHLPADLVLLRFPTIAKVCRSHGLDITKEPIPVAPAAHYMTGGVVTDLHGRTSVANLFAVGEVSMTGVHGANRLASNSLLEVLVWAKRVIEAPDGAIEAPTFPQTTQAITMAAEADDTPFSRVGLQRLMWRNVGIVREADGLGSALRQLVAWRDAQAEPTTVREYEDANLLVTATLLTYAALLREESRGAHARRDFTETREVWQRYLVLKQG; encoded by the coding sequence ATGAACGATTATATTATTGTTGGCTCAGGCATCGCTGGTTTATACACTGCCCAACTGGCAGCTCAACATAATCTTAAAGTTGTATTGGTGACTAAAGAGGCAGTTGAGGAATGTAACACGCGCTATGCCCAAGGTGGCATTGCCGCCGCGATTGGAGAACACGATTCGCCCGAATTGCACATTGAAGACACTTTGGTCGCTGGCGCAGGCATCAGCGATCCAGCAGCCGTGCGGGTTTTGTGCGAAGAAGGCCCAGCGCGAGTGCATGAGTTGATCAATTTGGGTGTGCCGTTTGATACGCACGATGGCGCGATTGCCCTGACTCGTGAAGCTGCCCACTCTGAACGCCGGATTTTGCACGCTGGTGGTGATGCAACAGGTGCTGCAATCGAAACAACTTTGGCGGGCGTGGTTGCCAATACCAATGTTGATGTGCGAGCCTGGACTTTAGCCACCGAAATTATGCTGGAAAACGGCCAAGCGGTTGGTGTGCGCACGCTTGATGCCCGAACTGGCGAGCGCGGTGAGGTTCGCGCCAAGCGGATTGTGCTGGCAACTGGTGGGGCTGGCCAATTATTCCAAGCTACAACCAACCCAACTGTGGCAACTGGTGATGGCGTAGCCTTGGCCTATCGCGCTGGTGCGGGTGTCTCAAATATGGAGTTCTTCCAATTTCACCCAACCGCTTTGCGTTTGGCTGGCGCACCTGGCTTTTTGATTTCCGAGGCAGTGCGCGGCGAAGGTGGCTTTTTGCGCAATGTGGCGGGCGAACGCTTTATGCTCAAATTGCACCCCGATGCCGAATTAGCGCCGCGTGATGTGGTGGCACGGGGGATTGCCGCCGAAATGGTTTCAACCGATGCTGATCATGTCTATCTTGATGTGACGCACTTGCCAGCCGATTTGGTGCTGTTGCGCTTCCCTACGATTGCCAAAGTCTGTCGTAGTCATGGCTTGGATATTACCAAAGAACCAATTCCGGTTGCGCCTGCTGCCCACTACATGACTGGCGGCGTGGTCACCGATTTACATGGCCGCACCAGCGTCGCCAATTTATTTGCGGTTGGCGAAGTTTCGATGACAGGGGTACATGGAGCCAACCGTTTGGCCTCGAACTCTTTGCTTGAGGTCTTGGTTTGGGCCAAACGGGTGATTGAAGCTCCCGATGGCGCAATCGAAGCACCAACCTTTCCCCAAACCACCCAAGCGATCACCATGGCCGCCGAAGCTGATGATACGCCATTTAGTCGGGTTGGTTTGCAACGCCTGATGTGGCGCAATGTGGGCATTGTGCGTGAAGCCGATGGTTTGGGTTCGGCCTTGCGGCAGTTGGTTGCTTGGCGTGATGCCCAAGCCGAGCCAACCACCGTTCGCGAGTATGAAGATGCCAATTTGTTGGTAACCGCAACCTTGTTAACCTATGCCGCCTTATTACGCGAGGAAAGCCGTGGAGCGCATGCCCGCCGCGATTTCACTGAAACCCGCGAGGTTTGGCAACGCTACTTGGTGTTGAAGCAAGGCTAA
- the nadD gene encoding nicotinate-nucleotide adenylyltransferase, producing MAMQRVGILGGTFDPIHYAHLAIAEEARVVLGLSQVVFIPTAQQPLKQQHFSSAYQRLAMTKLAIADNPAFTVSTIEVERSGVSYTIDTIQALHADQPDIEWWLIVGSDSLATLPRWHAAANLVQLAHFAILERPGFELDWPALLDQFPDLAKRSVRIQGPRMDLSATELRSRLQAGLPVRYLVPDAVASYIAQQQLYLA from the coding sequence ATGGCTATGCAACGGGTTGGTATTTTGGGCGGAACCTTCGACCCAATTCATTATGCGCATTTGGCAATTGCCGAAGAGGCGCGAGTGGTTTTGGGTTTAAGTCAGGTGGTGTTTATTCCAACGGCTCAACAGCCCTTGAAACAACAGCACTTTAGCTCAGCCTACCAGCGCCTGGCCATGACCAAACTGGCGATTGCCGACAACCCAGCCTTTACGGTTTCCACGATCGAAGTCGAGCGCAGCGGCGTTTCCTATACGATCGATACCATCCAAGCACTGCACGCGGATCAACCAGATATCGAGTGGTGGCTGATTGTTGGCTCGGATAGTTTGGCGACTCTGCCGCGTTGGCATGCTGCTGCCAATTTAGTGCAATTGGCCCATTTTGCCATTTTAGAACGACCTGGCTTTGAATTGGATTGGCCAGCCTTGCTTGATCAATTTCCAGATCTAGCCAAGCGCAGTGTGCGGATTCAAGGCCCACGTATGGATCTCTCAGCGACTGAGTTACGTAGTCGCTTGCAGGCTGGCTTGCCTGTGCGCTATCTCGTCCCTGATGCTGTTGCCAGCTATATCGCCCAACAACAGCTCTATCTTGCTTAA
- a CDS encoding acyl-CoA/acyl-ACP dehydrogenase, whose translation MTIDLLHRGLTERQRGFVQLGQDLAALIKPSAGLHDQAASFPFEHLPAFFAARYQALSVPAAFGGHGASLFEAILAQEQLAYGDGSLALVMAMPIHVLGGIIEGGAWQPSQIERISRLVVDQSILLNSAASEREMGSPARGGLFATVARQVEGGWLLHGRKIYTTGAPALTHALISATIADTSDTAIFLVDLKQAGITIEPTWNGTAMRAARNDDIVLDAVFVAEANLVQRRQPGLVDPSRNNAGAWFQLNMAAVYLGIAQAARDAARDYARERRPTALAGKAISELESIQRQLGKVEQLLLSARSLLYQTAQLWEQAPAERNNLRPLIATTKATAIEHAIAAVEQAMIVVGGASLSPDLALERYARDVRAGLFHPPTMDAALVGLGAWLVE comes from the coding sequence ATGACGATAGATTTACTACATCGCGGCTTAACTGAACGCCAGCGCGGCTTTGTACAACTTGGGCAGGATTTGGCGGCGTTGATTAAACCAAGTGCTGGCTTGCATGATCAGGCTGCGAGCTTTCCCTTCGAGCATTTGCCAGCCTTTTTTGCTGCGCGATATCAGGCCTTGAGCGTTCCGGCAGCATTTGGCGGCCATGGTGCAAGCCTGTTTGAGGCAATTTTGGCTCAAGAGCAATTGGCCTATGGCGATGGCTCGCTAGCCTTGGTTATGGCCATGCCGATTCATGTGCTTGGTGGAATTATCGAAGGCGGCGCGTGGCAACCAAGCCAAATCGAACGGATTAGCCGTTTGGTGGTCGATCAGTCGATATTGCTCAATTCGGCGGCCAGCGAACGTGAAATGGGCAGCCCAGCCCGTGGTGGTTTGTTTGCCACGGTTGCGCGGCAGGTCGAGGGTGGTTGGTTATTGCATGGCCGCAAAATCTATACAACAGGTGCGCCAGCCCTGACCCACGCCCTAATTAGCGCTACGATTGCTGATACCAGCGATACCGCGATTTTTTTGGTCGATCTCAAGCAAGCAGGTATTACGATTGAGCCGACGTGGAATGGCACAGCGATGCGGGCAGCTCGCAATGACGATATTGTGCTTGATGCTGTGTTTGTGGCTGAGGCGAATCTTGTGCAGCGCCGTCAGCCTGGGCTGGTTGATCCAAGCCGTAACAATGCTGGGGCATGGTTTCAACTGAATATGGCGGCGGTCTATCTAGGAATTGCCCAAGCAGCGCGTGATGCTGCCCGTGATTATGCTCGCGAACGTCGCCCAACCGCCTTAGCGGGCAAAGCGATTAGCGAGCTAGAATCGATTCAACGCCAGCTTGGCAAGGTCGAGCAATTATTGTTGAGTGCGCGAAGTTTGCTCTACCAAACTGCCCAATTGTGGGAGCAAGCGCCCGCCGAACGCAACAATTTGCGCCCACTGATTGCCACAACCAAAGCGACAGCGATTGAGCATGCGATCGCCGCAGTTGAGCAAGCTATGATTGTAGTCGGTGGCGCTTCGCTCTCGCCCGATTTGGCCTTAGAACGCTATGCCCGTGATGTGCGAGCTGGTTTGTTTCATCCGCCGACGATGGATGCAGCGTTAGTCGGATTGGGTGCGTGGTTAGTCGAATAA
- a CDS encoding HAMP domain-containing protein, which produces MGKSLRWKLGAAFGLVISATLLLSGLSAYLLTTQRFDIFVGDQSQLRTEQLAPWLEASHAYNADWSAISTLLQQSENLSQTHTLSLAPAIFSIDSGQLWQHSAEVIGISPEHLQGEVGSGGSIESVALAHNVDPEALIVSLEQAQMPITTIPMTAPMTIAMGGVAPIGAGAALQSEIRYFVEYQTSPNWLSLIQKHLNASPTEVQQSLQHPQGFVALAQRYQSEPRLLVQAIVEAELARLKSMSSIPISSILNELPLIAQSAWSFIDPQGLAQPNNARMGLLHHDSMLLQWELQALLHGDERLIILDPMGNVSYDSAQQLNNDQQLDDDLRQHAVPLYDLISNQPIGSALIVTGTHAYTEHQGAFLRSTGQALVMSGGIVGMIVLALGFILVRTITAPVLALTQATKQIIAGNWQTQVPIRSHDELGQMSKAFNHMANSLAQQRMLQTRLIHDLTHELHTPLSVIQLEMEGLADQLQSADEAARHVEHEIKLIVSLLDDLTLLLKTESHSLEFNQEALDIEQLLHETHQRWQQPALNAGIQLKLRIDQPLPKIAVDRTRIVQALGNLLKNAIRHTPANGAISISCSRDHASIKLSIHDTGEGISAHDLPHIFERFYRADASRNRDTGGRGLGLAIVKQIIEAHGGTIEVSSKLGQGSNFQLSLPINPSLD; this is translated from the coding sequence ATGGGCAAATCATTACGCTGGAAATTAGGGGCAGCATTTGGCTTGGTGATCAGCGCAACCCTCTTGTTGAGCGGGCTAAGCGCTTATTTGCTCACGACTCAACGCTTTGATATTTTTGTGGGCGACCAAAGCCAGTTGCGCACCGAACAACTTGCGCCATGGCTCGAAGCCAGTCATGCCTATAACGCTGATTGGTCGGCAATATCAACTTTATTGCAGCAAAGCGAAAATTTGAGCCAAACTCACACCCTGAGCCTAGCCCCAGCCATTTTCAGCATTGATAGCGGCCAACTCTGGCAGCATAGCGCCGAGGTCATTGGCATTAGCCCTGAGCATTTGCAGGGCGAGGTTGGCAGTGGCGGTAGTATCGAGAGCGTTGCATTAGCACATAATGTTGATCCTGAGGCGTTGATCGTGAGCCTTGAGCAAGCCCAAATGCCAATAACCACCATCCCGATGACTGCACCAATGACCATAGCCATGGGCGGAGTCGCCCCAATTGGAGCTGGCGCAGCCTTACAATCAGAGATTCGCTATTTTGTTGAATATCAAACCAGCCCCAATTGGCTCAGCCTGATTCAAAAACACCTTAATGCTAGCCCCACTGAAGTGCAACAAAGCTTGCAACATCCCCAAGGCTTCGTGGCACTAGCTCAGCGCTATCAAAGCGAGCCACGGCTGCTCGTGCAGGCTATTGTTGAGGCCGAGCTAGCACGCCTAAAATCCATGTCGAGCATTCCAATCAGCAGCATTTTGAATGAACTCCCGCTGATCGCCCAATCAGCCTGGAGTTTTATCGATCCTCAAGGCCTAGCGCAGCCAAATAACGCCCGAATGGGGCTGCTGCATCATGATAGTATGTTGCTGCAATGGGAATTACAAGCGCTACTGCATGGCGATGAACGGTTGATTATCCTCGATCCAATGGGCAATGTGAGCTATGACAGCGCTCAGCAACTGAATAACGACCAGCAACTAGACGACGATTTGCGCCAGCATGCCGTGCCACTATACGATTTAATCAGCAACCAACCAATTGGCTCAGCCCTGATTGTGACTGGCACGCATGCCTACACCGAGCACCAAGGAGCATTTCTGCGTAGCACTGGTCAAGCCTTGGTGATGAGCGGTGGAATCGTTGGCATGATCGTTTTGGCCTTGGGGTTTATCTTGGTGCGTACCATTACCGCACCAGTTTTGGCATTAACCCAAGCCACCAAGCAAATTATCGCAGGCAATTGGCAAACGCAAGTGCCAATCCGTTCGCACGATGAGTTAGGCCAAATGAGCAAGGCCTTCAATCATATGGCCAATTCGCTGGCCCAACAGCGCATGTTGCAAACTCGCCTAATTCACGACTTGACCCATGAATTGCACACTCCACTCAGCGTGATTCAGCTTGAAATGGAAGGCTTGGCTGATCAATTACAAAGCGCCGATGAAGCTGCTCGCCATGTTGAGCACGAAATTAAATTGATCGTCAGCTTGCTCGATGATTTGACCTTGCTACTCAAAACTGAATCACACAGCCTAGAATTTAACCAAGAAGCATTAGATATTGAGCAATTGCTCCACGAAACCCATCAACGCTGGCAACAACCAGCACTCAATGCAGGCATCCAATTGAAACTTAGGATTGATCAACCACTCCCCAAGATCGCTGTTGATCGCACACGGATTGTGCAGGCCTTGGGTAATTTGCTAAAAAATGCGATTCGCCACACCCCAGCGAATGGCGCGATCAGCATCAGTTGTAGTCGCGATCATGCATCGATCAAACTAAGCATCCACGATACTGGCGAGGGAATCAGCGCCCATGATTTGCCACATATTTTCGAGCGTTTCTATCGGGCCGATGCCTCGCGCAACCGCGATACAGGCGGGCGTGGCTTGGGTTTAGCAATTGTCAAGCAAATTATTGAGGCCCATGGCGGCACAATTGAGGTGAGCAGCAAACTTGGTCAAGGCAGCAATTTCCAACTATCATTGCCAATTAACCCAAGCCTCGACTGA
- a CDS encoding alpha/beta fold hydrolase, whose amino-acid sequence MSNNRLEYWQYLPKKPLYQRPLVLLHGAWHGAWCWQNAAHDFAERGFAVHTLSLRGHGSSSIPRLFNLVGLQHYIDDLLALVDSLQPAPIVVAHSLGGYVLQHALLQRQLPAAVLLASMPQTGPLGFTLRTIRNQPNVALRTLLTADGFSFVRTPALAKALFLRDNASATQAQALHSQLSSESVKVLLDALMHKPEPSKIKTPIMVIAAERDRAFTLAEQRALANAYQAPLIVVPQAAHDLMFDPTWPLVADAIEGWASRHQK is encoded by the coding sequence ATGAGCAACAACAGGCTTGAATATTGGCAATACTTGCCGAAAAAGCCGCTCTATCAACGACCTTTAGTGCTGCTCCACGGCGCTTGGCATGGCGCTTGGTGCTGGCAAAACGCCGCCCACGATTTTGCTGAACGTGGTTTTGCGGTGCATACGCTTAGTTTGCGCGGCCATGGCAGCAGCAGTATACCGCGCTTGTTTAATTTGGTTGGGCTACAACATTACATCGACGATTTGCTAGCGCTGGTTGATAGCCTTCAGCCAGCGCCAATTGTGGTTGCTCACAGCCTTGGCGGCTATGTGTTGCAGCATGCCTTGCTCCAGCGCCAATTGCCAGCAGCGGTATTACTGGCTAGCATGCCTCAAACAGGGCCATTGGGTTTCACATTGAGAACTATCCGTAATCAACCAAACGTGGCTTTACGCACGTTGTTGACTGCCGACGGGTTTAGTTTTGTGCGCACGCCAGCCTTAGCCAAAGCCCTCTTTCTGCGTGATAACGCTTCCGCTACCCAAGCTCAGGCACTACACAGCCAACTAAGCAGTGAATCGGTCAAGGTTTTGCTCGATGCACTCATGCATAAACCAGAGCCAAGCAAGATTAAAACCCCAATTATGGTGATTGCGGCTGAGCGTGATCGCGCATTTACGTTGGCTGAGCAGCGTGCATTAGCCAATGCCTATCAAGCACCATTGATTGTCGTGCCGCAAGCGGCTCATGATTTGATGTTTGATCCAACGTGGCCATTGGTTGCCGATGCGATCGAAGGCTGGGCCAGTCGCCATCAAAAATAG
- a CDS encoding CPBP family intramembrane metalloprotease, with the protein MRRWWLWLEMLVLFGLVPLVLRFVVPARWWFGVLGLAALGAWFWLRRRAVPIGLWQGRFNPLEQAQFWRLLQRFGLASLLAVLLVWLWQPANLFNLPRQQPWLWLMILLAYPIFSVYIQELVFRGLFFERYRDLLNERWLLLLSAVLFGWAHIIFRNPYAVLLTLIGGWLFADTYRQTRSLRLVCLEHALYGNLMFTVGLGHYFFSRGLG; encoded by the coding sequence ATGCGGCGTTGGTGGTTGTGGCTTGAAATGCTGGTTTTGTTTGGCTTGGTGCCGTTGGTGCTGCGCTTTGTTGTGCCAGCCCGTTGGTGGTTTGGAGTGCTGGGTTTGGCGGCGCTTGGGGCGTGGTTTTGGTTGCGGCGGCGAGCAGTGCCAATTGGGCTTTGGCAAGGGCGGTTTAATCCGCTTGAACAAGCTCAGTTTTGGCGTTTGCTGCAACGTTTTGGCTTGGCTAGTCTGTTGGCGGTGCTGTTGGTGTGGCTTTGGCAACCAGCTAATTTATTCAATTTGCCGCGCCAACAACCTTGGCTTTGGCTCATGATTCTGTTGGCCTACCCAATCTTTTCGGTTTATATTCAAGAATTGGTCTTTCGTGGTTTGTTTTTCGAGCGCTACCGCGATTTGTTGAATGAGCGTTGGCTGCTGCTGCTCAGTGCTGTGCTGTTTGGCTGGGCGCATATTATTTTTCGCAATCCCTACGCTGTGCTGTTGACCCTGATTGGCGGTTGGCTATTTGCTGATACCTATCGCCAAACCCGTTCGTTGCGTTTGGTGTGTTTGGAGCATGCCTTGTATGGCAATTTGATGTTTACGGTTGGCTTGGGCCATTATTTTTTCAGTCGAGGCTTGGGTTAA
- a CDS encoding tetratricopeptide repeat protein, whose amino-acid sequence MSEDYEWTAKTVQTVIQRPERLLDDQIWRQRLQEFGGLGDFYHWLNQLPLEQPQQSLLKVLTTYPGAPVDSYCQMLNIHQATYHRYQKALFEQIARVLNQPHQNQPNNPNLPADRAPIHQLRPAVGDFVGRETELQRLTYAIQIAHEAKRSAALVGIHGMGGIGKSELSLIVAQYVLNLYPDAQLILNMYGAREQALTTEQALGLVINALDPKARLPEKREQLLARYHNVLHNKRVLIVVDDARDAEQVRDLIPPVGCCLIITSRQRFSLPAMLNLQLEALNSTNASSLVQAICPRLDQVSAEQLAIACNYLPLALRVSASILQNNPALKPEQYLNQLADQSQRLQALRDPDDPQLNVEASLALSYAQLSPEQQYFMRQLAVLIADFSSAMGLAMLELPHNLAAENQLYYLLRHNLLQYDGHNERWSMHDLIRSFAKNQLIEQQEQVTAQIRYVQVCIDQAQQLHQAYRHTVLATIYAYNHEKEHFDDCLAWLANDVNSNQYIQQMLDLVHFTTTIGHHSYNYQQERGIYVQKALEAAYILDQPSLIANNLRLIGNVKRYIGDLPAAISYLEQSLDLAYSIDSAQTIANSANDLATIYGLLGGKVNHQKALELYQTALSISRTTNDRYEMCNQINNIGTCYANMGMISEAEPYFSEAHELAQAAGNMYVQLLALSNLGQAAVCLNQAEAALPHLYAAIEIADQTGNKKSKGCIFGSLAEAYWQLHDQPAAFTAHEQAIITFEQQGYGWEAANAQWQYGLTLVEAQQIASAQALFAASLNYRATINDPALERDRQLFEQLKAGQIAPTQFLTEVKALT is encoded by the coding sequence ATGAGTGAAGATTATGAATGGACGGCCAAGACAGTTCAAACAGTAATTCAACGGCCTGAGCGGCTATTGGACGACCAAATCTGGCGGCAGCGCTTGCAAGAGTTTGGTGGTTTGGGCGATTTTTATCATTGGCTGAATCAATTACCCTTGGAACAGCCGCAACAATCGCTGCTCAAGGTGCTCACGACCTATCCTGGAGCGCCAGTTGATAGCTATTGTCAGATGTTGAATATTCATCAAGCGACCTATCATCGTTACCAAAAAGCCTTGTTCGAACAAATTGCCAGGGTACTCAATCAGCCCCATCAAAACCAGCCAAACAACCCAAATTTGCCTGCTGATCGCGCTCCGATTCACCAATTACGGCCTGCGGTTGGCGATTTTGTGGGCCGCGAAACTGAGCTACAACGGCTGACCTATGCCATCCAAATTGCGCACGAAGCCAAGCGCAGCGCTGCATTAGTAGGTATTCATGGCATGGGTGGCATTGGCAAAAGCGAATTAAGCCTGATCGTTGCCCAATATGTGTTGAATCTATACCCCGATGCCCAATTAATTCTCAATATGTATGGCGCACGAGAGCAAGCCTTGACGACCGAACAAGCGCTTGGGTTGGTGATTAATGCGCTTGATCCTAAAGCACGATTGCCCGAAAAGCGCGAACAACTGCTGGCGCGTTATCATAATGTGTTACACAACAAGCGGGTGTTGATCGTAGTTGACGATGCCCGTGATGCTGAACAGGTGCGCGACCTAATTCCGCCAGTTGGTTGTTGTTTGATTATCACCAGCCGCCAACGATTTAGCCTGCCCGCCATGCTCAATCTGCAACTTGAGGCATTAAATAGTACAAATGCAAGCAGCCTTGTTCAAGCAATTTGCCCACGTTTAGATCAGGTTAGTGCTGAACAATTGGCAATCGCCTGTAATTACTTACCGTTAGCGTTGCGAGTTAGCGCCAGTATTTTGCAAAATAACCCAGCCTTGAAGCCTGAACAGTACTTGAATCAACTTGCCGATCAAAGCCAACGACTACAAGCACTGCGCGATCCTGATGATCCGCAATTGAATGTCGAAGCCTCGTTAGCGCTCAGTTATGCCCAACTTAGCCCAGAGCAACAATATTTTATGCGCCAATTAGCGGTGTTAATTGCCGATTTTTCCAGCGCAATGGGCTTGGCAATGTTGGAGTTGCCGCATAATCTCGCAGCAGAAAATCAACTATATTATTTATTACGACACAATTTATTACAATACGATGGGCATAACGAACGCTGGAGTATGCACGATTTAATTCGGAGCTTTGCCAAAAACCAATTAATTGAGCAACAAGAGCAAGTTACAGCACAAATACGCTATGTTCAGGTATGTATCGACCAAGCTCAGCAATTACATCAGGCTTATCGGCATACTGTGTTAGCAACAATTTATGCCTACAATCATGAAAAAGAACATTTTGATGATTGTTTAGCGTGGCTGGCTAATGATGTAAATTCAAACCAGTATATCCAACAAATGCTTGATCTTGTGCATTTTACCACTACGATTGGCCATCATAGCTACAACTATCAACAAGAGCGTGGTATTTATGTGCAAAAAGCGCTTGAAGCTGCGTATATTCTCGATCAGCCAAGTTTAATTGCAAATAATTTAAGGCTAATTGGTAATGTCAAGCGCTATATTGGTGATCTTCCGGCGGCAATTAGCTATCTTGAGCAATCCTTAGATCTCGCGTATTCAATCGATTCAGCTCAAACTATTGCCAATAGTGCTAACGATTTGGCGACGATCTATGGCTTGCTTGGCGGCAAAGTGAATCATCAAAAAGCGCTTGAACTCTATCAAACAGCCTTATCAATTAGTCGAACAACAAACGATCGCTATGAAATGTGTAACCAAATTAATAATATTGGCACATGCTATGCCAATATGGGCATGATTAGTGAAGCTGAACCATATTTCAGCGAAGCCCACGAATTAGCTCAGGCTGCGGGGAATATGTATGTACAGTTATTAGCGTTATCCAATCTGGGCCAGGCTGCGGTGTGTTTGAACCAAGCTGAAGCCGCGTTACCGCATTTATATGCAGCAATTGAAATTGCTGATCAAACTGGCAATAAAAAGAGCAAAGGCTGTATTTTTGGTAGTTTGGCCGAGGCCTATTGGCAATTGCACGATCAGCCAGCAGCATTCACCGCCCATGAGCAGGCGATCATCACGTTTGAGCAGCAAGGCTATGGGTGGGAAGCCGCCAACGCCCAATGGCAATATGGCCTAACCTTAGTTGAAGCTCAGCAGATCGCATCAGCTCAGGCCTTATTTGCTGCAAGCCTCAACTATCGGGCAACCATCAATGATCCCGCTTTGGAGCGTGATCGCCAACTATTTGAACAACTCAAGGCTGGTCAAATTGCCCCAACCCAATTCCTCACAGAGGTGAAGGCGCTCACCTAG